One Romboutsia sp. 13368 genomic window carries:
- a CDS encoding DAK2 domain-containing protein produces the protein MIQYIEGKMLRDMFVSGANNLQNHKDLVDKLNVFPVPDGDTGTNMSLTISYAMKELSKVQTNSITDIGKSLSKGSLMGARGNSGVILSQIIRGFSKSIEGKDKINTEDLAKAFKNGSDTAYKAVIKPIEGTILTVVRESGEYAIKAAKKEKDLLKFLEMVIAEANESLERTPELLKNLKEAGVVDSGGKGLVLIYEGMYEALKGNPIEAKDASSSNIQEVKQAGTSINTEDIKFCYCTEFILESDSISDTEIRDIMLPYGDSLAVVGDEGIIKVHIHTNDPGLVLQEALKHGQLVTIKIENMKLQHENTLIENTDEIAQSVEEKEYGFIATSMGEGLAKIFKDFGVDYIIEGGQTMNPSTEDFMKAIDNINAKNIFIFPNNSNIIMAANQAKELSDKNIIVIPTKNTPQGFTALVNFNADASVEENEEALMESLTMVKSGQVTFAVRDTVMNDVEVKEGNIIGIAESKLMDAGEGVDTITKSLVEKLVDEDSAIVTLFYGEDVTEEDANKLRDELEEKFEDIDIELYYGGQPLYYYLISVE, from the coding sequence ATGATTCAATATATAGAAGGTAAGATGTTAAGAGATATGTTTGTATCAGGTGCAAACAATCTTCAAAATCATAAAGACTTAGTGGACAAGTTAAATGTGTTCCCTGTGCCAGATGGAGATACAGGTACAAATATGTCGCTTACTATATCTTATGCTATGAAAGAACTATCTAAAGTTCAAACTAACAGCATAACAGATATAGGAAAGTCTTTATCAAAAGGTTCTTTAATGGGAGCTAGAGGAAATTCAGGTGTTATATTATCTCAAATAATAAGAGGTTTTTCAAAATCAATAGAAGGTAAAGATAAGATAAACACTGAAGATTTAGCTAAAGCTTTTAAAAATGGATCTGATACAGCTTATAAAGCTGTTATAAAGCCAATAGAAGGAACTATATTAACAGTAGTAAGAGAAAGTGGAGAATATGCTATAAAGGCAGCTAAGAAAGAAAAAGACTTATTAAAGTTCTTAGAAATGGTTATAGCTGAAGCTAACGAATCTTTAGAAAGAACTCCAGAATTACTTAAGAATTTAAAAGAAGCGGGTGTTGTAGACTCTGGAGGTAAAGGATTAGTTCTTATATACGAAGGTATGTATGAAGCTTTAAAAGGAAATCCAATAGAAGCAAAAGACGCTAGTAGTTCAAATATTCAAGAAGTTAAGCAAGCAGGAACTTCTATAAATACTGAAGATATAAAATTCTGCTACTGTACAGAATTTATATTAGAAAGTGATTCTATAAGTGATACTGAAATAAGAGATATAATGTTACCTTATGGAGATAGTTTAGCTGTTGTTGGAGATGAAGGAATAATAAAAGTTCATATTCATACAAATGATCCAGGTCTTGTACTTCAAGAAGCTTTAAAACACGGTCAATTAGTGACTATAAAAATAGAAAATATGAAACTTCAACATGAAAATACATTAATAGAAAATACAGATGAAATAGCTCAATCTGTAGAGGAAAAAGAATATGGATTTATAGCAACGTCTATGGGAGAAGGTCTTGCTAAAATATTTAAGGACTTTGGTGTTGACTACATAATAGAAGGTGGTCAAACTATGAACCCAAGTACAGAAGATTTTATGAAGGCTATAGATAATATAAATGCTAAAAATATATTTATATTCCCAAATAACAGTAATATAATAATGGCAGCTAACCAAGCTAAGGAATTAAGTGATAAAAATATAATAGTTATACCAACTAAAAACACTCCACAAGGGTTTACTGCATTAGTTAATTTCAATGCTGATGCTAGTGTAGAAGAAAATGAAGAAGCTCTTATGGAATCTTTAACTATGGTTAAATCAGGCCAAGTAACATTTGCAGTTAGAGATACTGTAATGAATGATGTTGAGGTTAAAGAAGGAAATATAATAGGTATAGCTGAAAGTAAATTAATGGATGCTGGTGAAGGTGTAGATACTATAACTAAATCTTTAGTAGAGAAATTAGTTGATGAAGATAGTGCTATAGTAACACTATTCTATGGTGAAGATGTTACAGAAGAAGATGCAAATAAACTTCGTGATGAATTAGAGGAAAAGTTTGAAGATATAGATATTGAACTATATTACGGAGGTCAACCTCTTTATTACTACTTAATATCAGTTGAATAA
- a CDS encoding Asp23/Gls24 family envelope stress response protein — translation MSAKIVNQYGSIEIDKHVISQVAYRAAMESYGLVGLGYKSKGIVELLKGENAFKGVVVEELEDNTIAIELYVILQYGTNISTVANNIIDRVKYTVEKITSINVSKIDINVQGIRVK, via the coding sequence ATGAGTGCAAAAATAGTTAATCAGTATGGAAGTATAGAAATAGATAAACACGTTATATCACAAGTTGCGTATAGAGCAGCAATGGAAAGCTATGGACTAGTAGGATTAGGATATAAGTCTAAAGGCATAGTAGAGTTATTAAAAGGTGAAAATGCTTTTAAGGGCGTTGTAGTTGAAGAACTAGAAGATAATACTATAGCAATAGAACTTTATGTTATACTACAATACGGAACAAATATATCAACAGTTGCTAATAATATAATAGATAGGGTAAAATATACAGTTGAAAAGATTACATCAATAAATGTAAGTAAGATAGATATAAACGTACAAGGTATAAGAGTTAAGTAA
- the rpmB gene encoding 50S ribosomal protein L28: MAKVCSVCGKGKVSGNQVSHSNRHSRRTWSANLRSVRAIIAGTPKRVKVCTRCLRSGKIERA; this comes from the coding sequence ATGGCAAAGGTATGTAGCGTATGTGGTAAAGGAAAGGTTTCTGGAAACCAAGTATCACACTCAAATAGACATAGCAGAAGAACTTGGTCTGCTAACTTAAGAAGCGTTAGAGCTATAATAGCTGGTACTCCTAAGAGAGTTAAGGTTTGTACTAGATGTTTACGTTCTGGAAAAATAGAAAGAGCTTAA
- a CDS encoding flavodoxin domain-containing protein, translating to MNNKIAVIYKSKYGATKRYAGWIALKLNADLYELSDIRVKDLKEYDTIIYGGPLYVGKIKGIKFIIKNYEHLKNKKVKLFIVGMKNNDEAYIDSILKNNISEEILESIYTFYFRGKMYYKELSIKDKILITGLRSSISNKKYTDITNDXXXYNIRLESTSFTN from the coding sequence ATGAATAATAAAATTGCAGTTATATATAAATCAAAATATGGTGCAACAAAAAGGTATGCAGGGTGGATAGCTCTTAAGTTAAATGCAGATTTATATGAATTATCAGATATAAGAGTAAAAGACTTGAAAGAATACGATACTATAATTTATGGTGGTCCATTATATGTTGGGAAAATTAAAGGTATAAAATTTATAATAAAGAATTATGAGCATTTAAAAAATAAAAAAGTTAAATTATTTATAGTAGGGATGAAAAATAATGATGAAGCTTATATTGATTCAATATTAAAAAATAATATATCTGAAGAAATATTAGAAAGTATATATACATTTTACTTTAGAGGAAAAATGTATTATAAGGAGTTAAGTATTAAAGATAAGATATTAATAACAGGCTTAAGGTCAAGTATATCTAATAAAAAATATACAGATATAACAAATGATGANNNNNNTTACAATATTAGACTTGAGTCAACTTCCTTTACTAATTAA
- a CDS encoding thiamine diphosphokinase: MKICIILNGEIKDYKYIKSIICKNNYDYIICSDGGANHTYKMNIVPDYIIGDLDSIEENIIKYYKSKNVKFDKFPTKKDETDTELSIWLANKLNAKKVDLIGALGGRIDHTIANINLLYYIRNKNIIPKIISEKEEVYIAIDEEIIIDGNKGDTISIIPIKGDAKGITLKNLEYPLENGIMDFSRPLGISNIMTKSSCNIKVNEGSIIIIKNI, translated from the coding sequence ATGAAAATATGTATTATTTTAAATGGAGAAATTAAAGACTATAAATATATAAAAAGTATAATATGTAAAAATAATTATGATTATATTATATGTTCTGACGGAGGAGCAAATCATACTTATAAAATGAATATAGTTCCAGATTATATAATAGGTGATTTAGATTCTATAGAAGAAAATATAATTAAATATTATAAATCTAAAAATGTAAAATTTGATAAGTTTCCAACTAAAAAGGATGAGACAGATACGGAACTAAGTATATGGTTAGCTAATAAATTAAATGCTAAAAAAGTAGATTTAATAGGTGCATTAGGTGGTAGAATAGATCATACTATTGCAAATATAAATCTTCTTTACTATATAAGAAATAAAAATATAATTCCTAAGATAATTTCAGAAAAAGAAGAAGTATATATAGCTATAGATGAAGAAATAATTATAGATGGAAATAAAGGAGATACAATATCTATAATACCTATAAAAGGTGATGCTAAAGGTATAACGCTTAAGAATTTAGAGTATCCCTTAGAAAATGGTATTATGGATTTTTCTAGGCCATTAGGAATATCTAATATTATGACTAAAAGTAGCTGTAATATAAAAGTAAATGAAGGAAGTATAATAATAATAAAGAATATATAA
- the rpe gene encoding ribulose-phosphate 3-epimerase, with protein MIKLAPSILSADFARLLEDVKKVENAGCEYLHIDVMDGHFVPNITLGPNIIKSLRKDVKMVFDAHLMIENPDQYIKEFVDAGCDIIVVHQEACRHLHRTIQSIKSYGIKAGVSLNPATPIETIKHVIQDVDMVLIMTVNPGFGGQSFIESMIPKIEELKQLIDAKGLNIDIQVDGGIKPDNVDKVVKAGANVIVAGSAIFNSDDIQSTVDLFRKNADMVK; from the coding sequence ATGATTAAATTAGCACCATCGATATTATCAGCAGATTTTGCAAGGTTATTAGAAGATGTAAAAAAAGTAGAAAATGCAGGTTGCGAGTACTTACATATTGATGTTATGGATGGGCATTTTGTTCCAAACATAACTTTAGGTCCTAATATAATTAAATCTTTAAGAAAAGATGTAAAAATGGTATTTGATGCACATCTTATGATAGAAAATCCAGACCAGTATATAAAAGAATTTGTAGATGCTGGTTGTGATATAATAGTAGTTCATCAAGAGGCATGTAGACATTTACATAGAACTATACAAAGCATAAAATCTTATGGAATAAAAGCAGGGGTATCATTAAATCCTGCAACTCCAATTGAAACTATAAAACATGTAATACAGGATGTTGATATGGTTCTTATTATGACAGTAAATCCTGGATTTGGAGGACAGTCTTTTATAGAAAGTATGATACCTAAAATAGAAGAATTAAAACAACTTATAGATGCTAAAGGTTTAAATATAGATATACAAGTAGATGGAGGAATAAAACCTGACAATGTAGATAAAGTAGTAAAAGCAGGTGCTAATGTAATAGTAGCAGGTTCAGCTATATTCAATAGTGACGATATTCAATCTACAGTTGATTTATTTAGAAAAAATGCAGATATGGTGAAATAG
- the rsgA gene encoding ribosome small subunit-dependent GTPase A yields the protein MLNGKIIKGIGGFYYVDTKEGLYECRARGIFRKNKVTPLVGDRVSISVVDEENKKGVVEEIEDRDTELVRPPIANVDKALIVFAIKNPSPNLSLLDRFIVLAEKENLEIVIVFTKVDLDTDGEILKELKDIYEISGYKVIPVSNKLKLNIDKIKDELTESTVVFAGPSGVGKSSLLNEVDKNFELKTGEVSDKIKRGKHTTRHAELLKLECGGMVADTPGFSSLTLDDIEENELKEYFIEFDNHDECXFGSRCIHENEPMCSVKEAVENGEISKKRYDSYIQLLNEIRSGKRRY from the coding sequence ATGTTAAATGGAAAAATAATAAAAGGAATAGGGGGATTTTACTACGTAGATACGAAAGAGGGTCTTTATGAATGTAGAGCTAGGGGGATATTTAGAAAAAATAAAGTAACACCTTTAGTTGGAGATAGAGTTAGTATAAGTGTAGTTGATGAAGAAAATAAAAAGGGCGTTGTAGAAGAAATTGAAGATAGAGATACAGAGCTTGTAAGACCGCCAATAGCAAATGTAGATAAAGCATTAATAGTATTTGCTATAAAGAATCCATCACCAAACTTATCTTTATTAGATAGATTTATAGTTTTAGCAGAAAAAGAAAATTTAGAAATAGTGATAGTGTTTACAAAGGTAGATTTAGATACTGATGGTGAAATTTTAAAAGAATTAAAAGATATATATGAGATAAGTGGATATAAGGTAATACCTGTTAGTAATAAGCTTAAATTAAATATAGATAAAATTAAAGATGAATTAACAGAAAGTACTGTAGTATTTGCTGGTCCATCTGGAGTTGGAAAATCTAGTTTATTAAATGAAGTAGATAAAAACTTTGAGTTAAAAACAGGAGAAGTTAGTGATAAGATAAAAAGAGGTAAACATACTACTAGACATGCAGAATTGTTAAAACTAGAATGCGGTGGTATGGTTGCAGATACACCAGGATTTAGTTCATTAACACTTGATGATATAGAGGAAAATGAATTAAAAGAATATTTTATAGAATTTGATAATCATGATGAATGTARATTTGGTTCTAGATGTATTCATGAAAATGAGCCAATGTGTTCAGTAAAAGAAGCAGTAGAAAATGGGGAAATATCTAAAAAGAGATATGATAGTTATATTCAATTATTAAATGAAATAAGGTCAGGGAAGAGGAGATATTAA
- the pknB gene encoding Stk1 family PASTA domain-containing Ser/Thr kinase, translated as MGETILGNRYEIIQKIGDGGMAFVYKAKDILLNRIVAVKVLRPEFVDDDEFLGKFKREAEAVASLSHPNIVNVYDVGEDGKVHYIVMEYIDGQNLKEIIKNEGTLDEYTALDITKQIAKALSAAHKKGIIHRDIKPHNILISNEGRIVKVADFGIAKAVSNSTMTNIGSIIGSVHYFSPEQAKGKSVSNNADLYSLGIVLYEMIIGKVPFRGDSPISIALQHINDEIEFTSEEQVNIPQSVRTIIKKLTEKSSVDRYQSAEEVIEDIEYIEKNIDLDFIKEYDNYVTKNIDMRNFNRPMNIEKSRKNEEIVYDEDESDEEYEEEDYRPKNKPKNKKSPNKTRKRLKIAVAILILILATQIFVFAKFFLGGFSSSSNDNTLPNLYNLTLDEAQRTLDKLGLDIRVNIEDEYSNEVEKGKIISQQPLSGSDLQQGDTVTIVLSKGPMKGNIPNIVGFTLGEAENILKENKLSLGNIKYEYSDTYNEGIVIAQDPKSGSESNQEWETVNVVVSKGQKEEIVQPPVEEQVPEEEIQPPTTTPDNSQNGNTDINNSTNDNVNNDTNDENTNNEENDTSEENENQDTETDASEINTESIQSESSQSE; from the coding sequence GTGGGAGAGACTATTTTAGGAAACAGGTATGAAATCATCCAAAAAATTGGTGATGGAGGTATGGCTTTTGTATATAAAGCTAAAGATATTTTATTAAATAGAATAGTAGCTGTGAAAGTACTTAGACCAGAATTTGTAGATGATGATGAGTTTTTAGGAAAATTTAAACGTGAGGCAGAAGCAGTAGCTAGTCTTTCACATCCTAATATAGTTAATGTATATGATGTAGGTGAAGATGGTAAGGTTCACTATATAGTAATGGAATATATTGATGGACAAAATTTAAAGGAAATCATTAAAAATGAAGGAACTTTAGATGAATATACTGCTCTTGATATAACAAAGCAAATAGCAAAGGCATTAAGTGCAGCACATAAAAAGGGGATAATTCATAGAGATATAAAGCCTCATAATATACTTATATCTAATGAAGGAAGAATAGTTAAAGTTGCTGATTTTGGTATAGCTAAAGCTGTTTCAAATTCAACTATGACTAATATTGGTAGCATAATAGGTTCTGTACATTATTTTTCACCAGAACAGGCTAAGGGAAAATCTGTAAGTAATAATGCTGACCTTTATTCTTTAGGTATAGTTTTATATGAAATGATAATAGGTAAGGTGCCTTTTAGAGGAGATAGCCCTATATCTATAGCATTACAACATATAAATGATGAAATAGAATTTACATCAGAAGAACAAGTAAATATTCCTCAAAGTGTTAGAACTATAATTAAAAAACTTACTGAGAAATCTAGTGTAGATAGATATCAAAGTGCTGAAGAAGTTATAGAGGATATTGAATATATAGAAAAAAATATAGATTTAGATTTTATAAAAGAATATGATAACTATGTTACAAAAAATATAGATATGAGAAACTTTAATAGACCAATGAATATAGAAAAGTCTAGAAAAAATGAAGAAATCGTATATGATGAAGATGAATCTGATGAGGAATATGAAGAAGAGGATTATAGACCTAAAAATAAACCAAAAAATAAAAAATCGCCAAATAAAACTAGAAAAAGATTAAAGATAGCAGTAGCTATACTTATTTTAATTTTAGCTACTCAAATATTTGTATTTGCTAAGTTTTTCTTAGGTGGATTTAGTAGTAGCAGTAATGATAATACTCTTCCTAATTTATATAACTTAACATTAGATGAAGCTCAAAGAACACTTGATAAATTAGGATTAGATATAAGAGTTAATATAGAAGATGAGTATAGTAATGAAGTTGAAAAAGGTAAAATAATATCTCAACAACCTTTATCAGGTTCTGATCTTCAGCAAGGTGATACTGTAACTATAGTATTAAGTAAAGGACCAATGAAAGGTAATATTCCGAATATAGTAGGATTTACATTAGGTGAAGCTGAAAATATACTTAAAGAAAATAAATTGTCTTTAGGTAATATAAAATATGAGTATAGCGATACATATAATGAAGGTATTGTTATAGCTCAAGATCCTAAATCTGGATCTGAAAGTAACCAAGAATGGGAAACTGTAAATGTAGTTGTTAGTAAAGGTCAAAAGGAAGAAATAGTGCAGCCGCCAGTTGAAGAACAGGTACCAGAGGAAGAAATACAACCTCCTACTACTACGCCAGACAATTCTCAAAATGGAAATACTGATATAAATAATAGTACTAATGACAATGTAAATAATGATACAAACGATGAAAATACTAATAATGAAGAAAATGATACTTCAGAAGAAAATGAAAATCAAGATACAGAGACTGATGCAAGTGAAATAAATACTGAAAGTATTCAATCAGAATCTTCTCAGTCAGAATAA
- a CDS encoding Stp1/IreP family PP2C-type Ser/Thr phosphatase has protein sequence MIYTCASHIGKVRKNNEDYCKGEIIDTEFGSIGIFALADGMGGHNKGEVASKMAVDNIIVFLKENLLQSNNIKIDYIDDIIKQAYNNVNYKIYEKSISDIEFEGMGTTLVVAIIYKNNIYIANVGDSRCYLLNNNEFNKVTIDHSVVEELVQVNIITEEEAKTHPRRNQITRAIGSNEMVIVDIFKKDIQLNDKVLLTSDGLTGFVDDEAIKDILLKDKNINDLAQDLINKANDVSGKDNISVILIEEK, from the coding sequence GTGATTTATACCTGTGCATCCCATATAGGTAAAGTTAGAAAAAATAATGAAGATTACTGTAAGGGAGAGATAATAGACACAGAATTTGGATCTATAGGAATATTTGCATTAGCTGATGGAATGGGTGGCCATAACAAAGGTGAAGTTGCAAGTAAAATGGCCGTAGATAATATAATTGTTTTTCTAAAAGAAAATTTACTTCAAAGTAATAACATAAAAATAGATTATATAGATGATATAATTAAACAAGCATATAACAATGTTAATTATAAAATATATGAAAAATCTATAAGTGATATTGAATTTGAAGGAATGGGAACTACTCTTGTAGTTGCTATTATATATAAAAATAACATATATATAGCTAATGTAGGGGATAGTAGATGTTATTTATTAAATAATAATGAATTTAATAAAGTAACTATAGATCATTCAGTAGTAGAAGAGCTTGTACAAGTAAATATAATAACTGAAGAAGAAGCTAAAACTCATCCAAGACGTAATCAGATAACACGAGCTATTGGAAGTAATGAAATGGTTATAGTTGATATATTTAAAAAAGATATACAATTAAATGACAAGGTTCTTTTAACTAGTGATGGATTAACAGGATTTGTAGATGATGAAGCTATAAAAGACATATTATTGAAAGATAAGAATATAAATGATTTAGCACAAGATTTGATAAATAAGGCAAATGATGTTTCTGGAAAAGATAATATTTCAGTAATATTAATAGAAGAGAAATAG
- the rlmN gene encoding 23S rRNA (adenine(2503)-C(2))-methyltransferase RlmN: MSQNKVALKNFTEEELKEFIKSIGEPAFRGSQIYSWIYKGAKTFDDMNNIPKSLREKLEQVSFIGNLKIELSLNSKVDKTRKYLFELNDGNIIESVMMDYEDRVTVCISNQVGCRMGCRFCASTLDGLIRNLEPWEIIDQIIKIQEDTGKRVSNLVLMGSGEPLDNFENTKKFLKLVNDKNGLNIGYRHITLSTCGIAPKMRELADLEIPINLALSLHSPYDEKRKEIMPVAKAYPIKDILDACKYYIKKTNRRVTIEYSLIKGVNDSEKEAKEIIKLLKGMLCHVNLIPVNNVEERDFERPDKSHIYRFRDILEKNNIPATVRISMGSDIGGACGQLRRKHK, encoded by the coding sequence ATGAGTCAAAATAAGGTAGCATTAAAAAACTTTACAGAAGAAGAATTAAAAGAATTTATAAAATCTATTGGAGAACCTGCATTTAGAGGTAGCCAAATTTATTCTTGGATATATAAAGGTGCAAAGACTTTTGATGATATGAACAATATTCCAAAGTCTTTAAGAGAAAAACTTGAACAAGTATCTTTTATAGGTAATCTGAAAATAGAATTAAGTTTAAATTCTAAAGTTGATAAAACTAGAAAATATTTATTTGAGTTAAATGACGGAAATATAATAGAATCTGTAATGATGGACTATGAAGATAGAGTTACAGTTTGTATATCAAATCAAGTTGGATGTAGAATGGGATGTAGATTCTGTGCATCTACTTTAGATGGGTTAATAAGAAATTTAGAACCATGGGAAATTATAGACCAAATAATTAAGATACAAGAAGATACAGGAAAGAGAGTTTCAAATTTAGTTTTAATGGGAAGTGGAGAGCCTTTAGATAACTTTGAAAATACTAAGAAATTCTTAAAACTTGTAAATGATAAAAATGGTTTAAATATAGGTTATAGACATATAACATTATCTACTTGTGGTATAGCTCCTAAGATGAGAGAATTAGCAGATTTAGAAATACCTATAAACTTAGCTCTTTCTCTTCATTCACCTTATGATGAAAAAAGAAAAGAGATAATGCCAGTAGCAAAAGCATATCCTATAAAGGATATATTAGATGCATGTAAATATTACATTAAAAAAACAAATAGAAGGGTAACTATAGAATACTCTTTAATAAAAGGTGTAAATGACTCTGAAAAAGAGGCAAAAGAAATTATAAAATTATTAAAAGGAATGTTATGTCATGTTAATTTAATTCCTGTTAATAATGTTGAAGAAAGAGATTTCGAAAGACCTGATAAATCTCATATATATAGATTTAGAGATATATTAGAAAAAAATAATATACCAGCTACAGTAAGGATATCTATGGGTTCTGATATAGGAGGAGCCTGTGGACAATTAAGAAGAAAACATAAGTAG
- the rsmB gene encoding 16S rRNA (cytosine(967)-C(5))-methyltransferase RsmB, producing the protein MKAREIAFKILCDIEENNNYSNIAINKHFKNISLSNQDRGLATEIVYGVIENKYYLDYIIDKLSKIKTQKLSLYVKILLRIGIYQIAFLNSISDYAAVNETVNLVKKYDKRSSGFVNAILRNIIRNKEEILKVDIENDDIMYLSTKYSYSPWMIKNFINSFGKDFTEDLIEANNEKPSIYLRTNTLKITRDELIDRLKESGLKAHKVAIVEEAIRVENLKDIENNDLFKEGLFTIQDISSMIASKVLNPKENSMAIDVCSAPGGKTTHIATLMKNTGKVISRDVFEHKLKLINNTVNRLGLTNVEVQNFDASILDENSIDKFDYVLADVPCSGLGIIRRKPEIKYKLKKEIKDLPIIQRKILDNASKYVKVGGNLLYSTCTILDSENIEVINSFLNENNNFELVPIDEVNVDLDNQEKGYLKIYPNIHGMDGFFIAKLKRVR; encoded by the coding sequence ATGAAGGCAAGAGAAATAGCATTTAAGATTCTTTGTGATATAGAAGAAAATAATAATTATTCTAATATAGCGATAAATAAACATTTTAAAAATATATCACTATCAAATCAAGATAGAGGTTTAGCTACAGAAATTGTGTACGGAGTAATAGAAAATAAGTATTATTTAGATTATATTATAGATAAACTTTCAAAGATAAAGACGCAAAAGTTATCACTTTATGTTAAAATATTACTAAGAATAGGGATTTATCAGATTGCATTTTTAAATAGTATATCGGATTATGCAGCTGTAAATGAGACTGTTAATTTAGTAAAAAAATATGATAAAAGATCTAGTGGATTTGTAAATGCAATACTTAGAAATATAATAAGAAATAAAGAAGAGATATTAAAGGTAGATATAGAAAATGACGATATAATGTACTTATCTACTAAATACTCTTATAGTCCTTGGATGATAAAAAACTTTATCAATAGTTTTGGAAAAGATTTTACAGAAGATTTAATAGAAGCTAATAATGAAAAGCCAAGTATATATCTAAGAACTAATACATTAAAAATAACTAGAGATGAGCTAATAGATAGATTAAAAGAAAGTGGATTAAAAGCTCATAAAGTAGCTATAGTAGAAGAAGCTATAAGAGTTGAAAATTTAAAAGATATAGAAAATAATGATTTATTTAAAGAAGGATTATTTACAATACAAGATATAAGTTCTATGATAGCATCAAAGGTATTAAATCCTAAGGAAAATTCTATGGCTATTGATGTTTGTAGTGCTCCTGGAGGTAAAACTACACATATAGCAACACTTATGAAAAATACAGGTAAAGTAATATCAAGAGATGTATTTGAACATAAGTTAAAACTTATAAATAATACAGTTAATAGATTAGGTCTTACTAATGTAGAAGTTCAAAATTTTGATGCATCTATTTTAGATGAAAATAGTATTGATAAGTTTGATTATGTTTTAGCTGATGTTCCTTGCTCAGGCCTGGGTATAATAAGAAGAAAGCCAGAAATAAAATATAAATTAAAAAAAGAAATAAAAGATTTACCAATAATACAAAGAAAAATTTTAGATAATGCATCTAAGTATGTTAAAGTAGGTGGAAATCTTTTATACAGTACATGTACTATATTAGATAGTGAAAATATAGAAGTAATCAATAGCTTTTTAAATGAAAATAATAATTTTGAATTAGTTCCTATTGATGAAGTAAATGTAGATTTAGATAATCAAGAAAAAGGATACTTAAAAATATATCCTAATATCCATGGTATGGATGGATTCTTTATAGCAAAATTAAAAAGAGTAAGGTAG
- a CDS encoding zinc metallopeptidase, whose amino-acid sequence MPYYGYGGYGYYGFDPTIMILIPAIIFTIYAQFKVSSTTSRFLKVNTQRGFTGEQVARKILESNGLYKVRIEMVRGHLTDHYDPRNQVLRLSQDIYYGTSVTSVAVAAHECGHAIQHARGYVPLNLRSSLVPVVNFASNISWLLIALGFIMRGPFLEIGILLFSASVLFQIITLPVEFNASSRALVQLGNLGIVEGKELNQSKRVLTAAALTYVAAALTSILQLLRLLAIANRDND is encoded by the coding sequence ATGCCATATTATGGTTACGGTGGCTATGGATACTATGGATTTGATCCAACTATTATGATATTGATTCCAGCCATAATTTTTACTATATATGCTCAATTTAAAGTAAGTTCTACAACAAGTAGATTTTTAAAAGTTAATACTCAAAGAGGTTTTACAGGAGAGCAAGTTGCAAGAAAAATACTAGAATCAAACGGACTATATAAAGTTAGAATTGAGATGGTAAGAGGTCATTTGACTGATCATTACGATCCGAGAAATCAGGTACTAAGATTATCACAAGATATATATTATGGGACATCTGTAACATCAGTAGCTGTTGCAGCTCATGAGTGTGGTCATGCTATTCAACATGCAAGAGGTTATGTGCCATTAAACTTGAGAAGTAGCTTAGTTCCAGTAGTAAACTTTGCATCAAATATATCATGGCTTTTAATTGCATTAGGATTTATTATGAGAGGTCCATTTTTAGAAATAGGTATACTTTTATTTTCAGCATCAGTTTTATTCCAAATAATAACTTTACCTGTTGAGTTTAATGCTTCAAGTAGAGCTTTAGTTCAACTTGGTAATTTGGGTATTGTAGAAGGCAAGGAGTTAAATCAAAGTAAAAGAGTACTTACTGCAGCAGCATTAACATATGTTGCAGCAGCATTAACATCGATACTTCAATTACTTAGATTATTAGCAATAGCTAACAGAGATAATGATTAA